Below is a window of Candidatus Cetobacterium colombiensis DNA.
AGTGATTTTTGCTATTATTTTACTTATTTTAATTTGGTATTCAATTTCAAAAGTAAATTTTATTAAAAATAATTTTGATAAAGTTATAAGTAAAATTGGTATTAAAATTATGTTTAAAAATCAACATAATCCTATTATAGTATTAGGAATATTCAAATCAGAAGTAATTGCTGAAATTACTGTTACAAACCTACCTGAAGAGCTTTTTGAAATTCAATTAAAAGACTCTAATATTAGATCAAATTATAATTTACAAATTTTGACGATTATAAGAAATGAAGATAATTCTATTATTATAAACGGTGAAACTACTATAGAAAATGGTGATCAAGTTATAATTTTTGGAACTTTAAAAAATATAAAAAAATTATTTGTAAAAGAAAAAGATTTTTAAAGGAAATTTATCTTTATTAAAATAAATTAATATAGTATTAATATTAATTCTAAAGTTTTGGGAGGTTTTATGAAAAAAGCACTTGTTATTTTTAAAAATGGCGATAATCTTGATTTAATTATTGAAAGTTGTCTTTCATTAAAAAAGGAGTTTGGATTTGAAATAACTCCTGTTTATGCATTAAATGTTAATCTTTTTATTAATAATTCTGAAGATGCAGCTAATCTTTTAGAGGACTTTTCAGAAATTCAGGATGATTTTTTAGATAAAACAAAAGAAAAATTAATTGAACATAAATTAAATGCTCATCTTTTAACTATTGTTCAAGTTACCACAGAAAATCTAAAAAATCTTTTAAGATTAAATGACATTTTAATTTATCAAGAGGAATTTTATTTAGGAGATTTATTTTTAGAAATTTTAAAAACCATATATAGACCTATTATTGTATTGAGAGGAAAACCTTTAAACTTTAAAAATATTTCTGTTGCTTCTGATGATGGAATAAAAATCAATAAAAGTGTTTATAGTTTTCTAAGCTTATTTTCTACTACAGACATAGAAAAATTAGATGTTTTCACTTGGAATTATTCTAAAGATGAACATACTTTACTAGAACTTATACATGAAAAAGGAATTCTTCCAAATTTGAGAGGTTTCTCATCTCCACTTGATGATGTAAAAGATTTTTATTTTGAACTTAATAAAAGTTCTTTAGTAATTATGGGAAATCTTAGTCATTCATTCTTCCTAGAAAGAATAACTAATCGAATGGGATTAAACCTTTTAGAGCATGTTAATGCCCCTATTTTTATTGGTTAAAAGAAAAGTAAAAAGAGACTTACCAGTCTCTTTTTTTTATGCTATAATCTAGCTTAATGTAAAATTCAAAAGGAGTAAATATGAAATTTAAATCAATCGATTTGGAAAAAGATTCTATCAGTAAATTATTTTTTAACTTTTCTTTTCCAGCTGTTATGGGGATGTTAATCTCTGCATTCTATGTTATTATTGATGGTATTTTTATCGGTAGAGG
It encodes the following:
- a CDS encoding TrkA C-terminal domain-containing protein; protein product: MSTNFAILAFFSLMLTYLLICEVFTILFRLTGLTEETARFQVISMLTTCGFTTAESELITSSRKRKKLAFITILFGYIFSVTIVSMVINFFMRLTVSDENSFHLIIKVIFAIILLILIWYSISKVNFIKNNFDKVISKIGIKIMFKNQHNPIIVLGIFKSEVIAEITVTNLPEELFEIQLKDSNIRSNYNLQILTIIRNEDNSIIINGETTIENGDQVIIFGTLKNIKKLFVKEKDF